From Bombyx mori chromosome 26, ASM3026992v2, one genomic window encodes:
- the LOC101736872 gene encoding uncharacterized protein LOC101736872, whose protein sequence is MDVGRLIECVKDHVYLYDIKHKDYKNIALKTAVWEAIAKELHQTCDTVKLKWKTIRDGYIKYKKQVKDSAFNGKKINDYIWRSQLVFLDSHNVTRNSKANQNNQKALTQLQTEDSPGEAAWHSPKPEAHTSQESQSPSDMNYQNESRLTKRKAEDDVDKILNYLVNKKEKKYDAVDYLFMSYAETFKTFSSRTQTDMKLELANLFLNAELKEFANAESAQRLTAEAQSGSDSSSSSSDSDNCENSQTDPIGTMDVKIERSSTPDYFEQKF, encoded by the exons ATGGACGTGGGACGCTTAATCGAATGCGTCAAAGACCACGTGTACTTATACGATATAAAACATAAGGATTACAAAAACATCGCACTCAAAACGGCCGTGTGGGAAGCCATCGCGAAGGAATTACATCAAACAT GCGATACCGTGAAATTAAAATGGAAAACGATAAGAGATGggtatataaaatacaaaaaacaggTTAAGGATAGCGCCTTCAACGGTAAAAAGATAAACGACTACATATGGAGATCGCAATTAGTTTTTTTGGACAGTCACAACGTGACAAGAAACTCCAAGGCGAATCAGAATAATCAAAAGGCTTTAACGCAGCTACAAACCGAAGATTCGCCCGGTGAGGCAGCTTGGCACTCACCAAAACCCGAAGCGCACACATCCCAAGAATCGCAAAGCCCGTCCGATATGAATTATCAAAATGAATCGAGACTGACCAAGCGCAAGGCTGAAGACGACGTGGACaaaattctaaattatttagttaacaaaaaagaaaaaaaatatgatgccGTTGATTATCTGTTTATGAGTTACGCGGAAACGTTCAAGACCTTCTCGTCTCGAACTCAAACCGATATGAAATTGGAATTAGCTAATTTATTTCTTAACGCCGAACTAAAAGAGTTTGCGAACGCCGAAAGCGCTCAGAGACTGACCGCAGAGGCCCAGTCCGGTTCGGATAGTTCCAGTAGCTCAAGCGATTCGGATAACTGCGAGAATTCTCAAACAGATCCCATAGGAACGATGGATGTTAAAATTGAAAGGTCATCGACGCCTGATTACTTTGAGCAGAAATTTTAG